One Salvelinus namaycush isolate Seneca unplaced genomic scaffold, SaNama_1.0 Scaffold947, whole genome shotgun sequence genomic window carries:
- the LOC120043502 gene encoding galanin receptor type 1-like, with the protein MTAWKTMLLPGNETGYVWTELLNTGNLTAGAGEEDHGGAEAVIVPVIFGCIFFLGVVGNSLVMIVIGKIKARRNRSTTNIFILNLSIADLLFLLFCVPFQATIYSLPEWIFGAFLCKCVHYLVMVCMLVSIFTLVAMSVDRYIAVVHSKKSPCIRNRRNALIGVGVIWTLSFIFSIPVAQHQILTDHPEAPNSSFCWEAWYASGSKHTYKVAILVIGYLLPLGLIICCYAK; encoded by the exons ATGACTGCCTGG AAAACCATGCTGCTGCCAGGCAACGAAACGGGCTACGTCTGGACCGAGTTATTAAACACCGGCAACCTGACGGCGGGTGCCGGTGAAGAAGACCACGGTGGTGCGGAGGCGGTGATTGTTCCGGTGATTTTTGGATGTATATTTTTCCTGGGTGTCGTCGGGAACTCTCTAGTGATGATAGTAATAGGGAAAATCAAGGCCCGGCGCAACAGAAGTACGACAAACATTTTCATCCTTAATTTAAGTATAGCGGATCTATTGTTTTTGCTATTCTGTGTTCCGTTCCAGGCGACTATATACTCCCTACCTGAGTGGATATTTGGAGCCTTTTTATGTAAATGTGTTCACTATTTGGTGATGGTGTGTATGCTGGTGAGCATCTTCACGCTTGTTGCCATGTCAGTGGACAGGTACATAGCTGTTGTACACTCCAAAAAGTCCCCCTGCATTCGCAACAGGAGGAATGCCCTCATAGGGGTCGGTGTTATATGGACGCTATCGTTCATATTCTCAATACCAGTGGCGCAACACCAGATACTTACTGACCATCCGGAAGCGCCAAACAGTTCGTTCTGCTGGGAAGCGTGGTACGCAAGCGGTTCCAAACACACCTACAAAGTCGCTATTTTAGTCATTGGCTATCTGTTGCCGTTGGGGTTGATCATATGCTGCTATGCGAAG